In one window of Thalassotalea agarivorans DNA:
- a CDS encoding DNA internalization-related competence protein ComEC/Rec2, whose translation MDRWLISFLAGAVTALFVPITPNYYYVINLVFVTIVLVLFRKIRYLSAYFLAMAYILANATAYNSTLSNAGLTFNQQVKQASAEIEITSLIAQKRQTNQATKFIARVKSIDGKTLAAPFNIKLTWLLDGDKTLSLGQQWQVVLRLKPAHGLGNSGSFNYAVWLRGKDIVATGYVNCAANYCKLLSSKHSLRQSLYDKFAHRLQTLDVDTNIQAILLALSLGDKQLVTSELWGSLSATNTSHLVAISGLHLGLIASLVMFFARFVLSRLTLIPLSLASKVHLQQQNSAILLWGLTCFAALGYAYLAGFALPTVRAFLMLSIFVLFKAIGLYVTPWRLILVAMVFIIIVMPSSLLSASFWLSFNAIAAVFFALALLKREKINALMSIVLIQTVVTVAMLPALLILTNQVATQSMLANLVAIPWMSITAIPLALLSLVAVWLDLPFANALIWLASQSINVFLMFIDFLSQADFSLLPLPQFVAVFITAIIVLMMGAITTNLSLRHSLVLLLALLVPSSLLLMRQTPVWQLHVLDVGHGLAIVIEQNEQAVVYDVGARFASGSSMVTHALLPFLHHRGINHIERIYISHSDNDHAGGLSQLRRHFPLARIVSNDDSFKPALRCDEAKQWRWQQINFSMLYTGSASNQGQRNDDSCVVRVSDGQNAALLAGDISSRTEYALPPNVRSQVLIAPHHGSKSSSSSLFIARVQPQHVVFSNGFFNRWNMPSEEIKARYLAYDVTLLSTAIDGQISFYFYPDDYKVARYHTEISPFWFKSLVTP comes from the coding sequence ATGGACCGGTGGTTAATAAGTTTTTTAGCAGGCGCAGTGACTGCGCTCTTCGTTCCGATCACACCAAACTATTATTATGTCATCAATCTGGTTTTTGTGACAATTGTCTTGGTACTTTTTCGCAAAATTCGCTATCTGTCAGCCTATTTTTTAGCCATGGCTTACATCTTGGCTAACGCTACGGCTTACAATTCGACATTGAGTAATGCCGGTTTAACCTTCAATCAACAGGTAAAACAAGCATCAGCTGAGATTGAAATCACGTCATTGATAGCGCAAAAGCGTCAAACTAACCAAGCTACTAAATTTATCGCAAGGGTTAAATCGATTGATGGAAAAACATTAGCTGCACCCTTCAACATCAAACTTACATGGCTGCTTGATGGCGACAAAACACTATCGTTAGGGCAGCAATGGCAGGTGGTTCTTCGCCTTAAACCGGCACATGGTTTAGGTAACAGTGGTAGCTTTAACTATGCTGTTTGGCTACGCGGCAAAGACATTGTTGCAACTGGGTATGTAAATTGTGCTGCTAACTATTGCAAGCTACTGTCGTCAAAGCATTCGTTAAGACAATCCCTTTACGATAAATTTGCACATCGCCTACAGACACTTGATGTCGATACTAATATTCAAGCGATTCTGTTGGCTTTGTCCTTAGGCGACAAACAATTAGTAACGTCAGAGTTATGGGGCAGCTTAAGCGCGACTAATACGTCACATTTGGTGGCTATATCAGGTTTGCATCTTGGACTGATTGCCTCGCTGGTGATGTTTTTCGCACGTTTTGTATTGTCGCGTCTAACGTTAATACCACTGTCGCTGGCTTCTAAAGTACATTTACAACAGCAAAATAGTGCCATTTTATTATGGGGGCTGACATGCTTTGCCGCCCTTGGTTACGCTTATCTTGCGGGCTTTGCCTTACCCACTGTGCGCGCTTTTCTGATGCTGTCTATTTTCGTGCTATTTAAAGCCATTGGTCTTTATGTCACACCATGGCGTCTGATTTTGGTTGCCATGGTCTTTATCATTATTGTTATGCCTTCAAGTTTGCTATCAGCGTCATTCTGGTTATCTTTTAATGCAATTGCTGCCGTATTTTTTGCTCTCGCTTTGCTTAAAAGAGAAAAGATAAATGCACTAATGAGTATCGTACTGATTCAAACTGTCGTTACCGTGGCAATGTTGCCAGCACTGCTAATATTAACCAATCAAGTAGCAACACAATCGATGCTAGCTAATCTTGTGGCGATACCGTGGATGAGTATTACTGCAATTCCACTGGCGCTATTGTCGCTTGTGGCTGTCTGGCTCGATTTACCGTTTGCTAACGCGCTGATTTGGTTAGCCTCGCAATCGATAAACGTATTTTTGATGTTTATCGATTTTTTGTCACAGGCCGATTTTTCACTACTCCCGTTGCCTCAATTCGTTGCAGTATTTATCACGGCAATAATAGTGTTGATGATGGGTGCAATAACAACAAACCTATCGCTGCGCCATTCATTGGTTTTGCTACTGGCATTATTGGTTCCGAGTAGTCTTTTACTTATGCGCCAAACCCCTGTGTGGCAATTACATGTGTTGGATGTTGGACATGGTTTAGCCATTGTTATTGAGCAAAATGAACAGGCCGTTGTTTATGATGTCGGCGCTCGATTTGCCAGCGGCAGTAGTATGGTGACACATGCCTTGCTACCTTTTTTGCATCACCGCGGCATTAACCATATTGAGCGAATCTACATTAGTCATAGCGACAATGACCATGCGGGCGGTCTTTCGCAGTTGCGGCGTCATTTTCCGCTGGCACGAATAGTCAGCAATGATGACAGCTTTAAACCGGCGCTTAGGTGCGATGAGGCAAAACAGTGGCGCTGGCAACAAATTAATTTCTCTATGCTGTACACTGGTAGCGCATCTAATCAAGGTCAGCGCAATGACGATTCATGTGTGGTTCGGGTTAGCGATGGACAAAATGCGGCTTTGCTTGCCGGGGATATATCATCTCGCACTGAATATGCGCTGCCGCCAAACGTAAGGTCTCAGGTACTGATAGCGCCGCATCACGGTAGTAAATCATCATCAAGTTCATTGTTTATCGCGCGTGTTCAGCCACAACATGTTGTTTTTAGTAATGGCTTTTTTAATCGCTGGAATATGCCAAGTGAAGAGATAAAAGCTCGCTATTTGGCCTACGATGTCACCTTACTATCGACAGCAATCGATGGACAGATTTCCTTCTATTTTTACCCTGATGATTACAAAGTGGCGAGATATCATACTGAAATATCACCATTTTGGTTTAAAAGTTTGGTCACACCCTGA
- the msbA gene encoding lipid A export permease/ATP-binding protein MsbA — translation MSASDKGQTWKNFKRLMSYAKAYKAGFVVAIVGMLCYAGIDVLFLSKIQPLIDDGLSGTDPDFMKWAPLFVVVCFIIRGISHFVANYCLAWVGNNVVADMRQHFFEHVMKMPVSFHDKESTGTLISKLTYDTEQVLNATSKALLTLVQQGAFVIGLVALMFYISWQLSAIFVLIVPVIAFIITQVSRRFRKVSENIQGAMGEVTSAAEQTFNGHKVVITFEGQDREFERFGHINKNNRQQRMKMVATRAASVPIIQIIASFALAFIMYIVTTPVMEDLKAGAFIAVVTYMTMLMNPLKQLTNVNSEFQKGMAACTSIFEVLDQDTERDKGQLSLDRAKGALSFTDVTFQYEGDEKEVLKGISFNAEPGQTVALVGRSGSGKSTASSLLLRFYDATSGEVAIDGINVEELKLKDLRKQFSYVSQQVVLFNDTIANNIAYGKPDATPEEIYEAAKSAHVIEFAETLPDGLETNIGENGALLSGGQRQRVAIARAILCDSPYLILDEATSALDTESERHIQEALDELQKNRTSIVIAHRLSTIESADNIIVMEQGEIVEQGNHAELVEKDGVYAQLHKIQFG, via the coding sequence ATGAGTGCGAGTGATAAAGGCCAAACGTGGAAAAACTTTAAACGCTTAATGAGCTATGCCAAAGCTTATAAAGCCGGTTTCGTTGTGGCGATAGTTGGTATGCTTTGTTATGCCGGTATTGATGTACTTTTCCTGTCAAAAATACAACCCCTGATTGATGATGGTTTATCAGGTACCGACCCTGACTTTATGAAATGGGCACCTTTGTTTGTGGTGGTCTGTTTTATTATTCGAGGTATCAGCCACTTTGTTGCCAACTATTGCTTGGCTTGGGTGGGAAATAACGTGGTCGCAGATATGCGCCAACACTTTTTTGAGCATGTTATGAAGATGCCAGTATCATTTCACGACAAAGAGTCGACGGGTACGCTTATTTCTAAGTTAACCTATGATACGGAGCAGGTCCTTAACGCAACCAGCAAGGCATTACTAACGCTCGTGCAGCAGGGCGCTTTTGTCATTGGTCTCGTTGCGTTGATGTTTTATATTAGCTGGCAACTTTCTGCCATTTTTGTGCTAATTGTTCCTGTAATCGCTTTTATTATTACCCAGGTGTCTCGTCGCTTTAGAAAAGTGAGCGAAAACATACAAGGTGCCATGGGTGAAGTTACCAGTGCAGCGGAGCAAACCTTTAACGGTCATAAAGTTGTGATTACCTTTGAAGGGCAAGATCGCGAATTTGAACGATTTGGTCACATCAACAAAAACAACCGTCAACAACGTATGAAGATGGTGGCGACGCGCGCAGCGAGCGTGCCGATTATTCAAATCATCGCATCCTTTGCGCTCGCGTTTATTATGTACATTGTCACCACGCCAGTGATGGAAGATTTAAAAGCCGGCGCATTTATTGCCGTGGTTACGTACATGACGATGTTGATGAACCCTCTAAAGCAACTGACTAATGTGAATAGTGAGTTTCAAAAGGGGATGGCGGCTTGTACCAGTATTTTTGAAGTACTAGACCAAGATACTGAGCGCGATAAGGGCCAATTATCGCTTGATAGAGCCAAAGGAGCGCTCAGCTTTACCGATGTAACGTTTCAGTATGAAGGTGATGAAAAAGAAGTATTAAAAGGGATTAGCTTCAATGCCGAGCCGGGGCAAACTGTTGCCTTAGTTGGTCGCAGTGGTTCGGGTAAATCTACCGCAAGTAGTTTGCTGCTGAGGTTTTATGACGCCACCTCTGGTGAAGTTGCAATAGACGGCATCAATGTTGAAGAGCTAAAACTAAAGGACTTAAGAAAGCAGTTTAGCTACGTGAGTCAGCAAGTGGTGCTGTTTAACGATACCATTGCAAACAATATCGCCTACGGCAAACCTGATGCTACCCCAGAAGAGATATATGAAGCGGCTAAAAGCGCTCATGTTATTGAATTTGCCGAAACTTTGCCTGATGGTTTAGAAACTAACATCGGTGAAAATGGTGCGCTGCTCTCAGGCGGACAGCGTCAACGTGTGGCGATAGCCCGTGCCATTTTATGTGATTCTCCGTACCTTATTTTGGATGAAGCAACCAGTGCGTTAGATACTGAATCTGAGCGCCATATTCAAGAAGCCCTTGATGAATTGCAAAAAAATAGAACCTCAATCGTGATAGCACATCGTTTATCAACCATTGAAAGTGCCGATAACATTATTGTTATGGAGCAAGGGGAAATTGTTGAACAAGGTAATCATGCAGAGCTTGTTGAAAAAGATGGCGTCTATGCGCAACTTCATAAAATTCAATTTGGATAA
- the lpxK gene encoding tetraacyldisaccharide 4'-kinase, with protein sequence MIEHVWYQKPWYRLPVMLLLAPLTLLFWLVSSCRRLAFRFGLLEAHKTLAPVIVVGNIGVGGNGKTPTVLALISLCEKLNIKVGVISRGYGGKAPHYPFRLNADTTPDIAGDEPVLIYQRTGVPVAVGPDRVACANLLTEQANCQLIISDDGLQHYRMQRASEIVVIDSKRRFGNGYLMPMGPLRELPKRLQQVDLIINNGGHALTLTDDAAKQVEMTLAPGALVHLKSNGEMDHDSFQQKHIQVNALAGIGDPQRFFDTLQALGFELVECKSLPDHHEFSAQDMAFTHPALPVLMTEKDAVKCKQFNHDNAWYLPVDACFSASDRGELTRIITRNIEEK encoded by the coding sequence ATGATTGAGCATGTGTGGTATCAAAAGCCGTGGTATCGATTACCGGTAATGCTATTGCTGGCGCCATTAACGTTATTGTTTTGGCTTGTTAGCAGCTGTCGCCGCCTTGCATTCCGTTTTGGCTTGCTAGAGGCGCATAAAACATTAGCGCCGGTCATTGTGGTTGGTAATATTGGTGTTGGAGGTAATGGTAAAACACCTACAGTGCTCGCCCTTATTTCACTGTGTGAAAAACTAAATATCAAGGTTGGTGTTATTAGTCGTGGATATGGCGGTAAAGCGCCCCATTATCCGTTTAGACTCAATGCTGATACTACCCCAGATATTGCTGGTGATGAACCTGTATTGATTTATCAAAGAACTGGCGTACCGGTCGCCGTAGGCCCAGACAGGGTGGCATGCGCAAACTTGCTAACCGAGCAAGCGAATTGCCAATTGATAATATCGGACGACGGACTACAACATTATCGCATGCAACGGGCGTCTGAAATTGTTGTGATTGATAGCAAAAGACGGTTTGGTAACGGATATTTGATGCCAATGGGCCCATTAAGGGAGTTGCCTAAGCGTTTACAGCAGGTCGACTTAATAATAAATAATGGCGGCCACGCGCTTACATTAACAGATGATGCGGCAAAGCAAGTCGAAATGACATTGGCCCCAGGCGCTTTGGTGCATTTGAAGTCGAACGGTGAAATGGATCATGACAGCTTTCAGCAAAAACATATACAAGTAAACGCCTTAGCGGGTATAGGTGATCCGCAACGATTTTTTGATACACTACAAGCATTAGGTTTTGAGCTTGTCGAGTGTAAATCACTGCCTGATCATCATGAATTTTCAGCGCAAGATATGGCATTTACACATCCAGCACTACCGGTATTAATGACTGAAAAAGATGCGGTTAAGTGCAAACAGTTTAACCATGACAATGCGTGGTATTTACCAGTAGATGCATGTTTTTCTGCGTCTGACCGAGGCGAATTAACACGCATTATCACTCGTAATATTGAAGAGAAATAA
- a CDS encoding Trm112 family protein, with the protein MAFDTKLMEILACPVCKGKLEYNKEEQVLICKFDRLAYPIEKDIPVLIESEASPIPVE; encoded by the coding sequence ATGGCTTTTGATACAAAATTAATGGAAATTTTGGCCTGCCCAGTATGCAAAGGAAAACTGGAATACAACAAAGAAGAACAAGTGCTCATTTGTAAGTTTGACCGACTCGCTTATCCAATCGAAAAAGATATTCCTGTATTGATTGAAAGTGAAGCTAGCCCGATTCCGGTAGAATAA
- the kdsB gene encoding 3-deoxy-manno-octulosonate cytidylyltransferase: MSFVVVIPARYESSRLPGKVLADINGKPMIQWVAEKAEASGAEKVIIATDNDKVAAAVEQFGGEVCMTRADHQSGTERLAEVIEHYQFSDDTVVVNVQGDEPFIPAANIAQVAKNLAGQSQAKMATLAVSIDSAEEAFNPNAVKVLTDKLGYALYFSRATIPYDRQRFLVEGKENVIGDWYLRHIGIYAYRAGFIKQYIQWPASQLEQIESLEQLRVLYQGEKIHVDVASSRLPVEGVDTPQDLERARNYAKTLGK, translated from the coding sequence ATGTCTTTTGTTGTCGTAATACCTGCTCGTTACGAGTCATCGAGATTGCCAGGCAAAGTATTAGCCGACATTAATGGCAAACCAATGATCCAATGGGTTGCTGAAAAAGCTGAGGCTAGTGGCGCAGAAAAAGTCATTATTGCAACCGATAATGACAAAGTGGCTGCCGCTGTTGAGCAATTTGGCGGCGAAGTGTGCATGACTCGCGCAGACCACCAGTCTGGCACAGAGCGATTAGCCGAAGTGATTGAGCATTATCAATTTAGCGATGATACGGTTGTGGTTAATGTGCAAGGTGATGAACCTTTTATTCCCGCTGCAAATATAGCGCAAGTGGCTAAAAACTTAGCGGGACAGTCGCAAGCGAAAATGGCGACGCTGGCGGTTTCAATCGACAGTGCTGAAGAGGCTTTTAACCCTAATGCCGTGAAAGTTTTAACCGACAAATTAGGCTACGCGCTTTATTTTAGCCGAGCGACAATTCCCTATGACAGGCAGCGCTTTCTTGTTGAAGGCAAAGAAAATGTTATCGGCGATTGGTATTTGCGACATATTGGTATTTATGCCTACCGAGCTGGCTTTATCAAACAATATATTCAATGGCCAGCAAGTCAGTTAGAGCAAATTGAATCACTTGAGCAATTACGGGTGTTGTATCAAGGCGAGAAAATTCATGTTGATGTTGCTTCCTCGCGCTTGCCTGTAGAAGGTGTGGATACCCCACAAGATTTAGAACGCGCTAGAAACTATGCAAAAACCTTAGGGAAATAA
- a CDS encoding SDR family oxidoreductase yields the protein MANVLITGANRGIGLALTKQFVDNQDTVFAVCRQSSAALDALGVNVIDGIDVSYDEALEQLKQRCNGQSFDIVICNAGILRDESLGALNLSSIREQFEVNALAPLNMIDKLQNHFAASGKIALITSRMGSIADNGSGGRYGYRMSKAALNAAAMSLSKDLSAQDISVGIYHPGYVQTDMVGGRGDISATECASRLFGLIDKQSMDDSGVFRHSNGDILPW from the coding sequence GTGGCAAATGTACTTATTACCGGTGCTAATCGCGGTATAGGATTAGCGTTAACCAAGCAATTTGTCGACAACCAAGATACTGTTTTTGCCGTGTGCAGACAAAGCAGCGCTGCGCTAGATGCCTTAGGTGTCAATGTGATTGACGGTATTGACGTATCTTATGACGAAGCGCTTGAACAACTAAAGCAGCGTTGTAATGGGCAGAGCTTTGATATTGTAATTTGTAATGCTGGCATCTTACGCGATGAATCGCTTGGCGCACTAAACCTGTCTTCTATTCGAGAGCAATTTGAGGTTAATGCACTTGCGCCACTTAACATGATAGACAAGTTGCAAAACCATTTCGCAGCGAGCGGCAAAATCGCGCTCATTACCTCCCGCATGGGATCTATTGCTGATAATGGTTCTGGTGGTCGTTATGGCTATCGTATGTCGAAGGCTGCGCTTAATGCGGCGGCAATGTCGCTGAGCAAAGATTTATCAGCCCAAGATATAAGTGTAGGGATATATCACCCAGGCTACGTGCAAACCGATATGGTCGGTGGCCGTGGCGATATTTCTGCAACTGAATGTGCATCGAGATTGTTTGGCTTGATTGACAAGCAGTCGATGGACGATAGTGGTGTTTTTAGACATTCCAATGGTGACATTTTACCTTGGTAG
- a CDS encoding MGMT family protein, translating into MVEKSKAFRIIDVVLRVPKGKVASYGQVADLAGLPGRARFVSRALKQSKHIRPDVSVPWHRIVNAQGKISFATGSDAFELQRQTLLAEGVEVINGRIAMKQYGWVPNLSDIMFDLSY; encoded by the coding sequence TTGGTAGAAAAGTCAAAGGCCTTTCGCATTATCGATGTTGTATTACGCGTGCCAAAAGGTAAGGTAGCCAGTTACGGCCAAGTGGCTGATTTAGCTGGTTTGCCAGGTAGGGCGCGTTTTGTCAGTAGAGCACTAAAGCAATCCAAACATATTCGACCCGACGTATCAGTACCATGGCATCGTATTGTCAATGCTCAAGGAAAAATATCCTTTGCTACAGGCAGCGATGCCTTTGAGCTGCAGCGGCAAACCTTATTAGCTGAAGGTGTGGAAGTGATAAATGGTCGTATTGCTATGAAGCAGTATGGTTGGGTGCCTAATTTATCAGATATTATGTTTGACCTATCGTATTAA
- a CDS encoding alpha/beta fold hydrolase has protein sequence MQGIEVSGQGPIVLFFHSSLSSAKQWHFLAKQLSQSYTCINVDMYGYGKAPQAPDLDPFSFNIEIARLAPLFKEVIQDRPFHIVGHSCGGALALKLATLHAEKVLSLSLFEPVAFHLLPQDSEEAAISNQFSQQLLSLDNVQAARTFTDFWNRKGFFDGLPQKLQIAMSEDMNKVRLDSQSLNGETYGVAELSEIAAPVLLMKGSNSPHLSRFLVDHIASMFDEASVEELPGGHMAPLDNPVPVFNAVTEHIKKAS, from the coding sequence ATGCAAGGTATTGAAGTATCAGGGCAGGGGCCCATCGTTTTATTTTTTCACAGTTCGTTATCTAGTGCTAAGCAATGGCATTTTCTCGCAAAACAATTGAGTCAGTCGTACACCTGTATCAACGTCGATATGTACGGATATGGCAAAGCGCCGCAAGCGCCAGATCTGGATCCGTTTTCTTTCAACATTGAAATAGCTCGTCTAGCACCTCTGTTTAAAGAGGTAATACAAGACAGACCTTTTCATATTGTTGGTCATTCTTGCGGCGGCGCATTAGCGCTTAAGCTTGCTACACTGCACGCAGAAAAAGTGTTATCGCTTTCTTTGTTTGAACCCGTTGCCTTTCATTTGCTGCCACAAGACAGTGAAGAAGCCGCGATATCCAATCAATTTTCACAGCAGCTACTTTCGCTAGATAATGTGCAAGCAGCACGCACTTTTACCGATTTTTGGAATCGCAAAGGGTTTTTCGATGGGCTACCTCAAAAGCTACAAATAGCGATGAGTGAAGACATGAACAAAGTGCGATTAGATTCACAAAGCCTTAATGGCGAAACATACGGTGTTGCAGAATTGTCTGAGATTGCTGCGCCTGTGTTATTGATGAAAGGGAGCAATAGCCCGCATTTAAGTCGCTTTTTAGTGGATCATATCGCAAGCATGTTTGACGAGGCGAGCGTTGAAGAATTGCCAGGTGGCCATATGGCACCATTGGACAATCCTGTCCCAGTTTTTAATGCTGTGACTGAGCACATAAAAAAAGCCTCCTAA
- a CDS encoding Hsp20 family protein, producing the protein MRTMTDFSPLYRSFIGFDHLAGLIDKASRADKQSSYPPYNVELLAEDKYRITMAVAGFAEAELDIQSEQNTLVVKGTKGAKDEKAAERTFLHQGIADRSFERKFQLGDHVKVVGAYMENGLLHIDLEREIPEALKPRKIAINGKSLLEG; encoded by the coding sequence ATGAGAACTATGACAGATTTTTCACCACTATACCGTTCGTTTATTGGTTTTGACCACTTAGCTGGTTTAATAGACAAGGCATCACGTGCCGACAAACAATCATCTTACCCTCCATACAATGTAGAATTGTTGGCAGAGGACAAATACAGAATTACTATGGCTGTTGCTGGTTTTGCTGAAGCAGAGTTAGATATTCAGTCAGAACAAAACACCCTCGTCGTTAAAGGCACCAAAGGTGCGAAAGACGAGAAAGCAGCTGAAAGAACATTTTTACACCAAGGTATTGCCGATCGAAGCTTTGAACGCAAGTTTCAATTAGGCGACCACGTTAAAGTGGTTGGTGCATACATGGAGAATGGTTTATTGCATATCGATTTGGAACGTGAAATTCCAGAAGCATTAAAACCAAGAAAAATTGCGATTAATGGTAAAAGCCTGTTAGAAGGCTAA
- the tpx gene encoding thiol peroxidase, giving the protein MKTLLITLLVLFSTSAVSSETTGVVHVGNKSVTLLGNQQDVGDKAPDFKVIDDSFNAKTLQDYKGKILLISAVPSLDTGVCSMQTKRFNDEVSKFNERVVMLSISTDLPFAQKRFCKTEKIEHIKVLSDSVWRDFGMQYGLLIKDMGLLARAIFIIDSDGTIAYKEVVSELSNHPDYSAALSTLAAMSSDGQKSALSQK; this is encoded by the coding sequence ATGAAAACCTTACTTATTACCTTATTGGTTTTATTCAGTACGAGTGCTGTATCAAGCGAGACAACAGGCGTTGTGCATGTGGGTAACAAATCTGTCACTTTGTTAGGAAATCAACAAGATGTCGGTGATAAGGCACCTGATTTTAAGGTTATTGACGACAGCTTTAATGCTAAGACATTGCAAGACTATAAAGGCAAAATTCTACTTATTTCAGCCGTACCAAGTTTAGACACCGGCGTATGCTCTATGCAAACAAAGCGTTTTAACGATGAAGTCAGTAAATTTAATGAGCGTGTTGTGATGCTTTCAATTTCAACCGACCTTCCCTTTGCACAAAAGCGATTTTGCAAAACAGAAAAGATAGAGCACATTAAGGTGTTATCTGACAGTGTTTGGCGAGATTTTGGTATGCAATATGGACTATTGATAAAAGATATGGGGCTGCTTGCACGTGCGATCTTCATTATCGACAGTGATGGCACTATTGCTTACAAAGAAGTTGTTAGTGAACTTTCTAACCACCCGGACTACTCTGCAGCCCTATCAACACTGGCTGCTATGTCGTCTGATGGACAAAAATCTGCACTTTCTCAAAAATAA